ATGCCGGTCATGATTATACCAACCGCCGCTGGGCCCGCGCTGGCCGCGGCTGACCGGAACAGGACATCCACCGAGGGTTTGTGATGATTGACCAGGGGGCCGTCCTTGACTCGGACATAGTAGCCGTGCAGACCCTTTTCCAATAAGAGATGGCGGCCTCCCGGCGCGATGAGCGCCCAGCCCGGCTCCAGGGGCTGGTAGTCCTCGGCCTGGGCCACGCTGACCGCGCAGTTTTGGTTGAGGCGGGCGGCAAAGGGCCCGGTGAACTGGGCGGGCAGGTGCTGCACGATGGCCAGGGGAGGGCTGTCGGCCGGCAGGCCGGCCAGCAGGCGCTCCAGGGCCACGGTGCCCCCGGTGGAGGCCCCGATGGCCACCACCATGGCCGGCGTGGGGCGATAGCGCGAGGTTGCGGGCAGGGCAACTGCTTGGGGCGCGGCGGACGCGGATGGCAGCTTAAGCCGGGCCCGCGCGGCGGCGCGCACCTTGGAAACGATCTCCAGGCCCAGCTCGGGCAGGCGCTCCTGGAGGTTGGCGGTGGGCTTGCTCACCACCTCCACCGCGCCCAGGCTCAGGGCCTTGAGGGTGGCCTCGGCCCCCTGCTGGGTGGTCTTGGAGAACATCACCACAGGCATGGGCCGGGAGGCCATCAGCTTTTCCAGGAAGGTCAGCCCGTCCATGCGGGGCATCTCGATGTCCAGGGTCAATACGTCGGGATCGAGCTTGATTATCTTGTCCCGGGCGAAGTAAGGGTCCGCCGCCGCTCCCACCACCACCATATCCGGCTCGGCCTCGAGCAGGGAGCGCAGATACTCCCTGATCATGGCCGAGTCGTCGATGATGAGCACCTTGATGGGTTGGGTCATGTGTTTCCGCCTCTTTCGGCCGGGGCAGGCTTCAATCGTCGAAAACGGTCAGGTCCTCCGCGCGGGAGGCCTTGCGGGCCCGGCGGCGGAAGTCCTCTTCCTGTTCCAGCGCCTCCTGCCCCAGGGGCTGGGCCAGGCGCTTGATAAAGGCCTGGCCGCTATGGGGCAGATAAAACACCTTGCGTCCGCAGTTGCCCCCCACGTCGTAGGACGCCAGAGGGATGTTCTCCAGGGACAAGAAACGCCGCACGAAATCCAGGTTGGCCTGGGGCACGCTGCGCGCGCAAGAGGGCGCCGCGGGCAACACGTGGCCTCCGCCAAAGACCTTGGCCTCCAAATGATCCCGTCCGCCGCCCGCCTTGATGATCCCGCCGATCACCAGCTCCATGGCGTACATGCCGTAGCGGGCGCTGGCCGAGGCCTTGGCGCCGGGCAGGGCGCCGCTGCTTTCCGGCAGCATGAAGTGGTTCATGCCCCCGATGCCCAGACTGGCATCGCGGATGCACACCGACACGCAGGAGCCCAGGATGGTGCTTATCACCTCGTCGCTCCTCGTTACATAATACTCTCCCGCCTGGATGGTGATCAGGGGGCGCGAAAAGCGCGGCGAGTATTGGCGCAGCATGACGATCTATCGCTTCCGGTAAACCGTGGGGCCCACGCAGGCGAAGCGCCCGGCATCGGAGAGCAGGGATTCGGAATGGCCCAGGAACAACCAGCCCCCCGGCTTGAGGGCGGCGCTCAGCCGTTCCACGATGGCCGCCTTGTCCTCGGCCTCGAAGTAAATGAGCACGTTGCGGCAAAAGATGAGATCCAGTGAGGCGGCGCGGGGGTAGGGCGCGCCCATGAGGTTCATCTTGCCGAAGACGATCATCTGGCGCAGCTCGGGCCGGGCCTGGAAATGGGGCCCGCCGGGCTCGCGCAGCCGGGCGAAATGCTTGAGCAGCAAATGGCGGGGCAGGCGCTCGGTTTCCAGCCGGCCGTAGATTCCCTGGCTGGCCCGGCGCAGCAGGGCGGTGTGCAGGTCCGTGGCCAAAACCCGGGCCGACCAGCCCGGACGCAAGGCCAGGAACTCGGACAGGGTGATGGCCAGGGAGTAGGCCTCTTCGCCCGAGGAGCATCCGGCCGACCAGGCCCGCAGGGCGCGGGGAGGGCCCGTGGCGGTCAGGGAGGGCAGCGCCGTCTGGCGCAGGAAATCGAAGTGGTGCCCCTCGCGGAAGAAGCCGGTCTGGTTGGTGGTGATCTGGTTGATCATCTGCACCAGCTCGTCCTCGCCTGCGGCCGATTGGAGCAGGGCCACGTACTGGGTGAAGTTGGCCAGGCCCAAGGCGCGCAAGCGGCGGCTCAGGCGGCTGATCACCAGGTCCTGCTTGTTGGGCCCCAAGGTTATGCCCGTGCGCTGCTTGACCAAGTCGCGGATGGCCGTGAAGTCGGAAGCGCGCAAGGGAAAGGGGCCCAGGGGAGGGGCCTGGGGGGCGCGGGAGGGGCGGTTGGGTTCAGGAGGCATGGCGCATCGCCTCCGTGCCCAGCAGGCCGGCCAGATCCACCAGGATGACCAGGCGCGAATCGTGCTCCACCAGGCCCCGCAGGTGTTCGCGGCCCACCGGCCCGGCCATGTCCGGGGCCTCCTGCATGGTCTCCTCGGGCACGGCCACCACCTCGCGCACCATGTCCACCACCACGCCTTGCAGCTTGCCTTCCAGGCGCGCCAGCACCACCACCGGCTCGGCGCTCTGGTCGTGGGGCAGCCCCAGCAGGCGGCGCAGATCGAACACCGGCACCACCGCGCCCCTGAGGTTCATCACCCCCAGCACGTGGGCCGGGCTCAAGGGCAGGGCGGTGATGGGGGGCAGGGTGAAGATCTCCCGCACCATCCCCACCTCCACGGCGTAGGTCTCCGGCCCCAGGTCGAACACCAGGTATTGCGGGACCGGCCCTTCCACCGGGGCGGGCAGGCCGGCTTCCGGCTCGCGCGAGGCGGGCGCATCCGGGGCCCGGGGCGTGGCCTCTTGCCGGACGGGCATTGCCTGGGCATCCAGGGGGGCGTCCTCTTCGGCGGGCCCGGCTTGGGGCCGCTCCAGGGCGGCCAGACCGTGGCCCAGCTCCTCCGGCCCCAGCGGGCGCAGGCTCTCCCGGGGCAGGGACATCACGTCGCACAGGGGCCCGGCTTCCAGGGCCGAGGCGTAGAGCAGGGCCAGATCCTGGTCTTCGATTTGGGCGCAGGCCAGCAGGTCGCCCAGGGTGAGCAGCTCGCCCAGGCTGGTGTACAGGGACTGGGCGGGCACTTGGCCGCCGCCGGGCAGGGTCAGGCAATACAGACACACGCCCGGGGGCTGGTGCTCTAAGAGCCAGGGGCTGATCCCCCAGGCCGCGCCGGGACGGCCGGGCACGGCCAAGCTCTGGGGCCGCAGACGGGCCAGGTCCTGGCCGGGCAGGCCCGCCCCCAGGGCCGCCTCCAAAGCGCGCAGGGCCCCGGCGGTCTCCACATGCTCCAGCTCCTCCAGGCGGGCGAACATGGCGGCCAAAACGTCGGCTGCTTGCAATAGGGCGTCGGTGAGGTGCTGGCGGGGCTCCAGCCCACCCCCGGCCACCAGGCGCAGGGCCGCCTCCATGCCCCCGGCCAGGCGCTCCATGGGCTCGCAGCCGGCCAGGGCCGCGCCGCCGCGCACCGCGTGCACCGCGCGCAAGACGCTGTGCCCCGCCTCGCTCACCTGCTCGCCGCGCTCCAGGGCCAAAAGGCCCTGCTCCACCTCGGCCAACAGGGCCGGGGAGTCGGCGGCCATCAGGCGCAGCAGGCCGCGCCGCATCAGTGGGCCTCTCCCGTCTCCAGGGACATCTTCTCCAGGCTGGGCACATCCAGCACCAGGCCCACCCGGCCGTCGGCCAGGATGGTGGCCCCGCCGATGCCCGGCACCTTCTGGTAGTTCTGCTCGATGGATTTGATCACCGCCTGGCGCTCGCCCAGGATGTCGTCCACCAGCAGGCCGAAGCGCTTGCCCAGGCTGCCGATGATCATCACCAGGCCCTCGCAGGGGTCTTCCACCCCGCCTTCAAGGCAAAACAGGCGGGCCAGGCGCACCAGGGGAAGGTAGCCCTCGCGGTGCCGGATCAGCTCGCCCTTGCCGCGCACCGTGCGCAGCTGGTCGGGCCGGGGCTTCATGGATTCCACGATGGAGAGCATGGGCAAGACAAAGGTCTCGCCGGCCACCTTCACGTTCATGCCGTCGATGATGGCCAGGGTCAGGGGCAGCTTGATGCGGAAGGTGGCCCCCAGCCCAGGGGAGGAATCCACCTCCACCGAGCCGCGCAGGGACTCGATGTTCTCGCGCACCACGTCCAGGCCCACCCCCCGGCCGGAAAGCTCGGTGACTTGGCTGGCGGTGGAGAATCCGGGGTGGAACAGAAGCTCGTGAATCTCTTCCGGGCCGGGCCGGGCATCCGGCGGGATGAGCCCCAGGGCCTCGGCCCGCTGGCGCACCTGCTCCGCGTCGACGCCCCGGCCGTCGTCGGCCACCTCTATGAAGATGCGCCCGCCCTGCTGATAGGCCCTCAGCCAGATGGTGCCCTCGGCGGGCTTGCCCGCGGCCCGCCGCTCCTCGGGCGCCTCCAGGCCGTGGACCGCCGCGTTGCGCACCAGGTGCCCCAGGGGATCGGCCATCTGCTCGGCCACGTTCTTGTCCAGCTCGGTGTCCAGGCCGCTCAGCTCCAGGCGGATGTCCTTGCCCAGCTCGGCGGCCAGGTCGCGCACCATGCGGCGGAAGCGGTTGAAGGTGCCCTCCACCGGCACCATGCGCACCCGCATCACCTGCTGCTGCATCTCCCGGCTGATGCGGCCCATGGACTCCAGGGCGCTTTGCAACTCCGGCGCGGCATAGGGACCCACCCCCTCGCTCACCCGGCCCAGGCCGATGACCATCTCGCCCACCAGGTTGATCAGCTTGTCCAGCTTCCCGGTGTCCACCCGGATGGTGGGCGCGGCCATGGGCACGGAGCGGGGCGCTGGGCTGGGGGGGGAGGCCTTGGGCGCTGCGGGCTCGGCTGGGGCTTGGCGAGCGGCGGGCGCCTGGGCCCGGCTCGGCCGCTCCGGGGCCTGATTGGCCGGGGCCTCGCCGCTGGGCCGCACCGTTATCTCGCCCTCGTCGCGCACGAAGATGAAGACGTTCTCCACCGTGCTGATGGGGTGCCCGGTGAGCAGCCACAGTTCCCACCACAGGTAAAGCTGGAAGGGGTCCAGGCCGGCGAAGGGCGGCAGCTGTTCGCTGTGGCACACCACCCGCTCCACCTGGCCCAGCTCCTCCAGCTCCAGAAAAAGCTGCATGGGGTCGGTGCCCATGGTGAATACGTGGCGGGGCAGCTTGATGCTCAGGTGCAGGCGCTGGCGCCCGCCGGACTGGGCGGGCAGGGCGGCCGGAGCCGGGGCGGGGCGCGCCGGGCGCGGCGGAGGGGGCGAGCCCTGGTCCAGGAGAGGGGCCAGCTCACTGAGCAGCTCGTCGGCGGGCCGGGGCCCTTGGCCCTCCATGCGGGCCTGGATCATGCCCTTAAGTTGGTCCGTGGCCTTGAGCAGCTGGCCCATGACCGGGCCGCCGGGCTCCCGGGAGCCCTGACGCATCTGGTCCAGCACCCCCTCCATGAGATGGGTCAGCTCCACCACCTCCTCGAAGCCCACGATACCCGCGTTGCCCTTCATGGTGTGGGCCGCGCGGAACACGGTGTTGACCTTCTCGGGGTCCGGACCCCTCTCCAAGGCCAACAGGCCCTCCTCCAGGGCCTCGATGATCTCCTGCGCCTCTTCCGCGAATATCTCTAGGAGCTTGTCGTCCAACGCCGCTACCTCAAGCCAGGGTGCGGGTGAACTTTTTGACCACGGTGAGCAGAGTCTGGGGTTGGAAGGGCTTGACCAGCCAGCCCGAAGCGCCGGCCTCTCTGCCCGCCAACTTGCGCTCCGCCTCGTTTTCGGTGGTCAATACCAGGATCGGCAGGAACTTGAAGGGAGTCTTTTTCACCTCGCGGATAAAGGAGATGCCGTCCAGGCGGGGCATGTTCACGTCGCTGATGATCATGGCCGGCGAGCGCCCCTGGCCTTGCAGCCCGGCCAGGGCCTCCAACCCATCCTGACCGTCGGCCGCCTCCATCACCTGATAGCCGGCGGGCTCCAGCACCGCGCGCACCGACATGCGCAGGGTGGCCGAGTCGTCCACCAGCAGGATGAGGCGGCGGTCTTCGGCGGGCTGGGCAGGCATGGGGCTCACTCCAGGTAGGGGGCCAGGTTCCGGTTAAGGCCGGACAGCTCCAGGGCGCGCTCCACCACCCCGGGCAATCCGGCGAGCACGGCCCGGGGACAAGCGTCGTCTTGCAGCCAGGCGGTAAGCAGTTGCAACCCGGCCAGGTCCACCTCGCGCACCTGGGACAGGTCCAGCCGCACGGGCGGGGCCTGGCTCATGGCCGATTCCAGGGCCTCGCGCAGGATGTCCAAGTACTGCACCCTCAGCTGTCCGCTGAGGGACAACTGGCCGTTGTTGAATTGGTAATCCAGCAAAAGGACGCCGCCGGGTCGTCAGGCCGCCGGGGAGAGCTTGAAGATCTTGTCCAGCTTGACCACCTTGAACATGGTGTAGATGTCCTTGGAGAGGTTGTCGATGCGGACCTCGCCGCCGTGCGGCACCAGGTTTTTGTAGAGCAGCAGCAGCTTGCCGATGCCCGAACTGCCGATAAAGGTCACCCCGCTGAAGTCCAGGATGATTTCATTGAGCGAAGATAAATCCAGATCCAAAAAGCGCCGCTTCATCTCTTCCGCGCCGCGTTCGTCGATGTTGCCCGCGATCTCGATGCGCGCCTTGTCGTCTTGTGGAATTACCTTGAATTCCATTGGTGCTCCTAGCAAGCCTGGTGAGGTGCCATACCACGGACCTGTATGGGCAGGGCTTGAATTCCGAGCTACAGCTTAACAAAGCCCGCAAGGGGGCGCAATGAAAAATGATTAGGATTAAGGTGGGCTTAGCTCGCCGGCCCATGAGGAGTTTCAGGGGGCTTTGCGTGTCAAGCCGGGCAGGGTGATGGAAATCTCCATGTCTTGGCCTTGGCGGCGCAAAAGATAGCGGTGGGGCTGGTGGGGCGCGGCCTTGATGGCGTCGTGGATGCCCTTGGGCGTGGTCAGCTTCTTGCCGTCCACGGCCAGGAGCAGGTCGCCTTTTTTAACCCCCGCCTTGGCCGCCGGGCTTTCCGGGAACACGCCCACCACCTCCAGGCCCTCGGGCTTCACCTTAAGGAACACGCCCAAGCGCGGCCTGGGGCGCGGGCCGGGGGTGGAAACCGCCAGGATGTCCGCCGCCGGAGTCCCCGGCGCGGAGACCATGGCCGAGGCCGCCATGGGGCTCACCGGCAGCACGCCGATCAGTTTGACCCCGGGCAAGCGACGGGCGATGCGCGGGGGCAGGCCCAGCCCGGCGCTCAGGTGCCCGGCTCCGGCCAAGACCAGGCCTCGCTTGCCCCCATCGGGCCAGGGGTAGAGCCGTTTGGCCAGGTTGTTGGCCATGGTCTCGTCGCGCACCACCTGGGCCGCGAAAAAATTCTCCTGGGCCGTGGGGTTCTTTACCCCGTGGAAGGCGAACTGGCGGGCCACCTTGGCGCGGTAGTCGGGGTCGTCCAGGTCCAGGGACGGCGCGATGGCCGCGCGCTGCTCCGGGCTAAGGGACTTGAGCCCGTGCTTGGCCACCGAGCGCACGATCTCCAGCGGCGCGTTGAGGGCCACCAGCACGTGGCCCTTGGCCCGCACCTCGGCGAAGATGGGTGCGAACATCTTCCAGGGCTGGCTCCAGGCGTTGTCCCAGTCCACCTCTTGGCGGAACTGGTCTACCGTGATCTTGCCCGCGCTCAAACGGTCGCAGGCGGGCTGGGCGCTCTGTTCCAGCCACTCCACGCCCAGCACCAGCGGGCCCTGGGCTCCCAGGCGTTTGAGCATGTCGAGTTGTATCTGGTGATGGCCGGGATGGTCGTGGCGCTCGCCCACCAGGACCACCCGGGCTTGGTCCAGGCGCTCATTGAGCCGCGCCTGGCTAAGTGGCTTGGGGGCCGGCGGGGCCAGGAAGTCGCCGGGCTTGTAGGCCGGCGCGGCCGGGGCCTCGGGCGTTGGCCCCACCCCGGCGCAGCCCGTGGCCAGGCCCAGCCCGGCCAGGGCCAAGAGCAAAAACGCGGCGCGCAGACGGGGCAAACAGGCCCCCTACTTGTCCGTGGCCGGCAGGGGCAGGGGCAGGCCCGCCTCGCTGAAGCGCAGCATGATATTGTCCTTGATCCAGTGGGGGTCCCACCACTCGGTGGGGTTCACGTACACCCCGCCCACCAGCACCGAGAAGTGCAGATGGTCGCCCAGGGCCAGGCCGGTCATGCCCGAAAGGCCCACGGTCTGATTCCGCTTGACCTCGTCGCCTTTTTGCACGTTGAGCTGGGACATGTGGCCGTATAGCGTGGCCACGCCCTGGCCGTGGCTCAGGATAACCGCCTGGCCGTAGATGCCCATGTCGCCGGCAAAGCGCACGATGCCCCGCCCGGCGGCCTTCACCGGGCTGCGCTCGGTGTGGGCCAGGTCCACGCCCAGGTGAACGCTGCGACTCACGGTCTTGTTGTTCAGGACGTAGGCCCGGCGGTCGCCGAAACCGGCGCGGGGAGCGCCCAAGGGCCGGGCCAGGCCGTTCTCCCATAGCTGGAAGGCCTGGGCGGGCTGGGCCGCGGCCCGGATGGAGGCGTTGTTCCTCTGCCTGAGGTCCTGGTTGACCCACAAGAACTTGGCCAACGGGGTCTTGCGGTCCGTGGGGATCAGGGAGGCGAAGCGGGCGGCCACCTTGTTCATGAAGCGGTCGTTGAGCGTGATGATGTCGCTCTTGAATTCCTTCCACTTCACCTTCACGTTCAGCGGCAAGACGGCGGTGTTGCCCGCCGCGTCCTCGGCCCACAGGTCTATGTTGGTCCCGCGCGGGGTCTGGTCGCTATAGGCGAAGTAGCAAAGCTTGGTCTTGGGGCGTTGGGCCCAGGGAGACCAGCCGAAGAATACACGGTCGCCCACCCGCACCCCGTGCTTGGCCTGGTCCTCGTTCACGGTGTAGATGGCCAGGCCGGTGCCGCCCCGGTTGAGGCGAATGATCTGGTTTAGCGAGGCCAGACGGGGCGGAGTGGTGTCCACCACCACCGAGAATTCCTTGATGCTCTTGTTGCCCTTGAACCAGTTGCGCCAGGAGCGGTCGCCAGCCTCCACCACCAGGGTGGCCGGGCCTTGGCGCATGCCCATCTCCAGAGGATTAACCGCCAGCTTGAGCGAGGCCAGGGGCGCGCCCGGCGCGTCGAACTGCTGGTTGAGGATCACCCCGGTGCGCTCCTTTTGCACCAGGCTCACCTTGACCCAGGCCAGGCCCTGGCCCGCGTCGGCCACCTTCACGTACAGGCGGTTGGACTTGCCCAGGTGGCTAACCGGCTGGTCCAGGCCGATCTCCGGCGGGGCGCTCTCCAGATGGGGCCAGAGGTAGAAGGCGCCGCCCCCGGCCAGGACCAGGAGCAGGATGAGAATGATCAGCCAGAGACTGCTTTTACCACGGGACATGCGTGCGCTCTCCCTTGCCGGGGTTGGGGGGCTCTTGCTGCAAAAAGGGTAGGGCAGGGCCGAAGCCCTGTCAAGGATGCCCGGCTTGCCGGGGCCGCTTTTGGGCCGTAATATTGAGCCATGATCAACACGGTAAACGGCAAGACCCCCAAGATCGACCCCAGCGCCTACGTGGCTCCGGGCGCGGTGGTGGTGGGCGACGTGGAAATCGGGCCCGAGAGCAGCATCTGGTATCAGGCGGTGCTCCGGGGTGACATCAATTGGATCCGCATCGGGGCGCGCACCAGCATCCAGGACGGCACCATCGTGCACGTGGACCACAAGGGCGACGGCACCCTGGTGGGCTCGGACATCGTGGTGGGCCACCGGGTGATCCTGCACTCCTGCGTGGTGGGCGACCGTTCGCTCATCGGCATGGGCGCGGTGCTCTTGAACGGCTGCCGCATCGGCGAAGGCTCCATGGTGGCCGCCGGCGCGGTGGTGGCTCCCGGCTTCGTGGTGCCGCCGGGCACCCTGGCCGCCGGGGTGCCGGCCCGGGTCAAGCGCGACCTCAGCCCGGCCGAGCAGGAGAACATCCTGGGCGGGGTGGGGCGCTACTTGCAGGTCATGCGGGCCCACCAGGACCCCGAGGTCCGGGTGGACTTCAGCGTAAAGGTCTGAGCCGTGCCCCAGGACCCCGAACTGCTGGAAGAGCTGCTGCCCCAGGTACGGGCCAACTGCGCCGTGGCCGACGCGGCGGTGGCCGGCCGCTTCAGCCTCTGCGGCCTCCTGCTGCGCCTGAGAAACCTCTATAAATGGGAGCGGGCCATCCCGCCCTGGCAAGAGCAGGACACCCCCCAGGTGTTGGACTGGGTGAGCCAGCGCGAGGAGCTGTGGGAGAGCGTGCTGGAGGCCGAGCCCGGCGAGCTTAGCCTGGGCGGGGAGCGCTTCGATCCCTTTGACACCGAGGGCATCAACGCCCTGCTGGAGCCCGAGGGGCTGCTTTACGGCGCGGGCCGCATCGGCGGCCAGGCCCCGCTGTTCTTCCTGGGCCGCATCAGCGCCACCGAGCGCCTAAACGGGGTCAAGGTGCACCGCCTGGGCGATGAGTTCACCCAGGACATCTTGTTCCTGCCCGGCCTGCGCCAGGGCGGCGACATCTACCTGCGCAGCGCGCCGTTCCCTTATCTGGTCTGGGATCTCCTGGCCGATCCGCGCCCCAGCATGGCCGCCTTCAAGCGCTACGCCCTGGAGGCCTATGGCCGCGACCTGAAGGAGCTGCTGGCCCGGCCATCCTGGGACCAGTTGGAGCCGGTGCTCACGGGCGAAATGCACACCGTGCTGTGGCACGAGCTGGGCGAGGCAGGGGACGCGGCGCCGGCGGCGGAGCTCTTGGCCAAGGCGGCGGGCGAACACCCGGGCAGCGACGTGGAGCACTTCGTGCGGGGCATCAAGGACCTCATGGCCGACACCGGGCCGGGCGGGCGCCTGGCCTCGATCATCGCGGCCCAGGCCCGGGGGGCCCTGGCCCTGTACCCGGTGTGGCTGGCCGGTTTCCTGCGCCTGTTGTTCCCGGAGATCATCCCCGCGGTGCGCAGCTTCATGGATAGCGGCGACTGGGGGATCATCGAGCAGACCCGCGAGCAGGGCTGGCAAAAGGCCGCCGACGCCGCCGCCGAGCTGGAGGAGATATTCTCCGGCTACAGCGGCGCCGAGGCGCGCACCCTGGTGCGGCGGGTGGTCATGGAGCCCCTGGTGGGCTGCGCCGTCCCCGCCAGCACGGACTGAGTTGCCAAGGGAGGGTTGCGGGCGTTACTTGAGCCGGTAGGTGATCAGGCCGTGAGTAAGGTCGTAGGGCGAAACGCTGACGCGCACCTTGTCCCCAACCAGAACCTTGATCTTGAAGCGCTTCATCCTGCCGCTGAGCACGGCGCGCAGAGTGTGTCCCTGTTCGGTGACCACTTCCATCTGCCCCCCGCCCAGGGTTCGGGTCACCTGGCCTTCCAGGTGGATAAGATCGTCGCGGCTCAAGCTGCCTCCTTGGGTAGAAAAGTAAGATTTCGCCGCCCGGGCCTTGGCCCGCCCGCTCAACGGTTTCCAGCGGTTACACGGCGGGTCAACTATGCCACGGCCTCGGCACTACGTCAAGGCCGGGGGCTTTAGGCTAATCACAAAAACACTTGTCAACCCCGTGATGCATGTGTATATTTCCGACTCCAGCACACGGGTCGGCAGTTGCCGGCAGCGTCAGGAGGAATATAACCATGAGCCAGGTTTGCGAATACTGCGGCAAGAAGCCCATCACGGGCAACAACGTGTCCCACGCCCATAACAAAACGCGGCGCCGCTTCAACCCCAATCTGCAGCGCGTGCGCACCGTGGTCAACGGCCAGGTCCGTAGGGTGAAGGTTTGCACCCGCTGCCTGCGCTCCGGGGTGATCAACAAGCCCGCCTAAGTTTCGTTGAGCAGCAAATTTCGCGGAGGGCCCAGTGTGGGCTCTCCGCTTGCTTTTGGCCGCGCGCCGGGCGTGGCGAAGAAGTAAGAGGCAGGTAAGGGGAGATATCCCCGGGCCTCTTTTCGTCCTTGGGCCGCCCGGCTATCCAGCGGACCCGGCACTCTCCGTCCCGCCCCGAGGCAGGGCAGGGCGGCGTCCCGCACTCTCCCCGCGACGTATCGCCCGTATCTCAACCGGACGGCGCACTGCCCCTCGCCTCGGCCACGAGCCGTCCTTCTTTCCTTCAAAACCTTTTTTTTTTGAATTGAACCGGCCCGAACCGGGCCCTAGTGATCCATGCGCTTGACCGAAAGGGTCTCCTTGAGCCGTCCGATGAGGCGCAGCAGCTGGTTGAGCTGCTTGGCGTCGTGCACCTGGATGGTGAAGGTGGCGATGCCCTTGTTATCCTCGGTGGTCTTGACATCAGCCTCCAGGATGTTGACCTCCTGCTTTTTGAGGATGCCGGCCAGATCGGCCAACACCCCGGCCCGGTCCGAGGAGAGCACCTGGATGCGCACCGGCCGCACCTCGTCGCCGGCCATATCCCATTCCACATCCACCCGGCGCTCCGGGTCGGTCCGCTCCACGTGGGGGCAGTCCATGCGGTGCACCGTGACCCCGCGCCCCCGGGTGATGAAGCCGGTCACCTCGTCGCCGGGCAGGGGGTTGCAGCACTTGGCCAGGCGCACCAGGATGTCGTCCAGGCCGCGCACCTTGATGCCGCCTGGGGCCTGTTTGCGCCGGAGGCGGCGCACCGAGCGCTCGATGATCCCCGGCTTTTCCTCGGCGTCCTCGCTGGGGCGGGGGAGGATCTTGTTGACGATGTGTCTCGGCGAGACCTTGCCGTAGGCCACCGCGGCCAAGAGGTGGTCCGTGTCGGCCAGGGATAGCTCGGCCAGCACCGGTGCCAGCTTGCCTT
This region of Desulfarculaceae bacterium genomic DNA includes:
- a CDS encoding gamma carbonic anhydrase family protein: MINTVNGKTPKIDPSAYVAPGAVVVGDVEIGPESSIWYQAVLRGDINWIRIGARTSIQDGTIVHVDHKGDGTLVGSDIVVGHRVILHSCVVGDRSLIGMGAVLLNGCRIGEGSMVAAGAVVAPGFVVPPGTLAAGVPARVKRDLSPAEQENILGGVGRYLQVMRAHQDPEVRVDFSVKV
- the rpmB gene encoding 50S ribosomal protein L28: MSQVCEYCGKKPITGNNVSHAHNKTRRRFNPNLQRVRTVVNGQVRRVKVCTRCLRSGVINKPA
- a CDS encoding M23 family metallopeptidase, encoding MSRGKSSLWLIILILLLVLAGGGAFYLWPHLESAPPEIGLDQPVSHLGKSNRLYVKVADAGQGLAWVKVSLVQKERTGVILNQQFDAPGAPLASLKLAVNPLEMGMRQGPATLVVEAGDRSWRNWFKGNKSIKEFSVVVDTTPPRLASLNQIIRLNRGGTGLAIYTVNEDQAKHGVRVGDRVFFGWSPWAQRPKTKLCYFAYSDQTPRGTNIDLWAEDAAGNTAVLPLNVKVKWKEFKSDIITLNDRFMNKVAARFASLIPTDRKTPLAKFLWVNQDLRQRNNASIRAAAQPAQAFQLWENGLARPLGAPRAGFGDRRAYVLNNKTVSRSVHLGVDLAHTERSPVKAAGRGIVRFAGDMGIYGQAVILSHGQGVATLYGHMSQLNVQKGDEVKRNQTVGLSGMTGLALGDHLHFSVLVGGVYVNPTEWWDPHWIKDNIMLRFSEAGLPLPLPATDK
- the infA gene encoding translation initiation factor IF-1, with the protein product MSRDDLIHLEGQVTRTLGGGQMEVVTEQGHTLRAVLSGRMKRFKIKVLVGDKVRVSVSPYDLTHGLITYRLK